A window from Candidatus Tectomicrobia bacterium encodes these proteins:
- a CDS encoding L-lactate permease, translating into MGSALKFSGLNWLLAFLPILALMLAMLVLRWGGKKAGPFGLAVGLLAAWARFGAGPDVLAVALLRGFLLSIPVLYIIIPALILYHVADAAGGIRNIGWSVSDMTKNHILQLMILAFGFTTFLQGVAGFGVPVAVVAPLLVGIGYPPVEAVAAALIGHAWSVSMGDMASSFQALLSVTRLPPHELGVHIALLLASAGLAAAVSIAHQHAGWSAVRRWPAVVTALAAVATGAQVLLAWLDLWIIASFGAGMLCLLVGFGMARLPRYQGPSRPPSMVPKPEARRVRSVLPPEGARRMSFHLAFAPYYSLIAVVSLVTFVPAFHDALHAWKFRVPIDETITDLGVVTARQMWSIAPFGHPGALLLYTSFLGWAFYRMNGRWPGRQAALFRRTFKDAYPTAVGIVSMVALASVMTASGMVVVLADGAAEATGRLFPLVSPLVGLLGCFVTGSNTNSNILFGAFQVEVGELTGVQPVILAAAQSAGGSLGSMIAPAKVLVGCATAGLSGREAEVFKRVAGYCAVQVLIVGALAWWLAQ; encoded by the coding sequence ATGGGCTCGGCCCTCAAATTCTCCGGCCTGAACTGGCTGCTGGCCTTCCTTCCGATTCTCGCCCTCATGCTCGCGATGCTCGTCCTCCGGTGGGGCGGGAAGAAAGCCGGGCCCTTCGGCCTGGCGGTGGGGCTCCTCGCCGCCTGGGCCCGTTTCGGCGCCGGGCCCGACGTGCTGGCTGTCGCTCTCCTCCGGGGCTTCCTCCTCAGCATCCCCGTCCTGTACATCATCATCCCGGCGCTCATTCTCTATCACGTGGCCGACGCCGCGGGAGGCATCCGCAACATCGGCTGGAGCGTGTCGGACATGACGAAGAACCACATCCTCCAGCTCATGATCCTGGCCTTCGGCTTCACGACCTTCCTGCAAGGGGTGGCCGGTTTCGGGGTGCCCGTGGCCGTGGTGGCCCCGTTGCTTGTGGGCATCGGGTATCCCCCGGTCGAGGCGGTGGCGGCGGCGCTCATCGGCCATGCCTGGTCGGTGAGCATGGGGGACATGGCCAGCAGCTTTCAGGCCCTGCTCTCGGTGACCCGCCTGCCGCCCCACGAGCTCGGGGTGCACATCGCCCTGCTGCTCGCCTCGGCGGGTTTGGCCGCCGCCGTCTCCATCGCCCACCAGCACGCCGGGTGGAGCGCCGTGAGGCGCTGGCCGGCCGTGGTGACCGCCCTGGCGGCCGTGGCCACGGGCGCCCAGGTCCTCCTCGCCTGGCTGGACCTGTGGATCATCGCTTCCTTCGGGGCGGGCATGCTCTGCCTGCTCGTGGGCTTCGGGATGGCGCGCCTGCCGCGCTACCAGGGCCCCTCGCGTCCTCCGTCCATGGTGCCCAAGCCCGAGGCGCGGCGGGTGCGCTCCGTGCTCCCCCCCGAGGGAGCCCGCCGGATGAGCTTCCATCTCGCCTTCGCCCCTTACTATTCGCTGATCGCGGTGGTGAGCCTGGTGACCTTCGTCCCCGCCTTCCACGACGCCCTCCACGCCTGGAAGTTCAGGGTGCCCATCGACGAGACGATCACGGACCTGGGCGTGGTGACGGCCCGGCAGATGTGGAGCATCGCTCCCTTCGGCCATCCGGGGGCGCTCCTGCTCTACACGTCGTTCCTGGGATGGGCGTTCTACCGGATGAACGGCCGCTGGCCGGGCCGCCAGGCCGCCCTGTTCCGCCGGACGTTCAAGGACGCCTATCCGACCGCGGTTGGCATCGTTTCCATGGTCGCCCTCGCCTCGGTGATGACCGCATCGGGCATGGTGGTCGTCCTCGCGGACGGCGCCGCGGAGGCGACGGGGCGGCTCTTCCCCCTCGTCTCGCCGCTCGTGGGGCTCCTGGGGTGCTTCGTGACGGGAAGCAACACCAACTCCAACATCCTGTTCGGGGCTTTTCAGGTCGAGGTGGGGGAGCTCACCGGGGTGCAGCCCGTCATTCTCGCGGCGGCGCAGAGCGCGGGAGGCTCGCTGGGCAGCATGATCGCCCCGGCGAAGGTGCTTGTGGGATGCGCGACGGCGGGGCTGAGCGGGCGGGAAGCGGAGGTGTTCAAGCGTGTGGCGGGCTATTGTGCCGTCCAGGTGCTCATCGTCGGGGCGCTCGCCTGGTGGCTGGCGCAGTAG
- a CDS encoding SUMF1/EgtB/PvdO family nonheme iron enzyme, with protein sequence MSGQIKEERRGRDGAAMVLVPAGVFLMGSDAGNQDERPQREVRLPAFWIDKYCVTNEQYRRFLEEMEGAVKPPPSFSRDDYVGPRQPVVSVSWEDASAYARWAGKRLPTEAEWEKAARGADGRAYPWGDALPTHEIAHYAGAELQCPLDVDAHAGAASPFGCVQMAGNVFEWTADWFDAFYYRYAPASDPKGPEFPAFEVAVPLIAVFAVPGGGSLTLGEAKKGERFEILGREKDVYKIRFGGGEGWLPRKSGYAWTARAVRGCGWDYIEDNLRCSAREGFEPWYKNFNLGFRCAAGA encoded by the coding sequence ATGAGCGGACAAATTAAGGAAGAGCGGCGGGGGCGCGACGGCGCGGCGATGGTGCTCGTCCCGGCCGGCGTGTTCCTCATGGGCTCGGACGCGGGCAACCAGGACGAGCGCCCCCAGCGCGAAGTCAGGCTGCCCGCCTTCTGGATCGACAAGTATTGCGTCACCAACGAGCAGTACCGCCGCTTCCTGGAGGAGATGGAGGGCGCGGTGAAGCCGCCTCCGTCCTTCTCCCGGGACGACTATGTGGGGCCCAGGCAGCCCGTCGTCAGCGTGAGCTGGGAGGACGCCTCGGCCTATGCCCGCTGGGCCGGAAAGCGCCTCCCGACCGAGGCGGAGTGGGAGAAGGCCGCCCGGGGGGCCGACGGCCGGGCCTATCCCTGGGGAGACGCGCTCCCCACGCATGAGATTGCCCACTACGCCGGAGCGGAGCTCCAGTGCCCGCTCGATGTGGACGCCCACGCGGGGGCGGCCTCGCCCTTCGGCTGCGTCCAGATGGCCGGCAACGTCTTCGAGTGGACGGCGGACTGGTTCGACGCCTTCTACTACCGCTATGCCCCGGCGAGTGATCCGAAGGGGCCCGAGTTCCCCGCGTTCGAGGTGGCCGTCCCCCTCATCGCGGTGTTCGCGGTTCCCGGCGGGGGCAGCCTGACCCTGGGGGAGGCGAAGAAGGGCGAGCGGTTCGAGATTCTGGGGCGCGAAAAGGATGTCTACAAGATCCGGTTCGGGGGCGGCGAGGGATGGCTCCCGCGGAAGTCGGGCTACGCCTGGACGGCCCGCGCCGTGCGGGGCTGCGGCTGGGACTACATCGAGGACAACCTCCGGTGCTCCGCGCGGGAGGGCTTCGAGCCCTGGTACAAGAACTTCAACTTGGGCTTCCGCTGCGCGGCCGGCGCCTGA
- a CDS encoding pyruvate synthase, whose protein sequence is MGKVNAIPQKAVEEYYTSGHRTCQGCESALIMRLMAKAAGPRTIILGSTGCMYVANTTYYSTPWVVPWMHTQLGSCGPAATGTAAALRALMRKGKMKQEPINVISFCGDGGGIDMGVAGISASLMHAEYNHLIICYDNESYANTDIQISGASPWGANTTFTPPGKKFRIMHTRWKKNAAALYAVGHTKCNYVATGDASYPADLIDKVRKGLATSGPAFVHTLDPCPKGWDYDPFYSHKLGELAVETGIFPLWEMTNGRLTYTGISARQVYGNRKRRPVREYLEAQGRFHHFIEEDYAYFQAEVDKMWNDWAMPGVIPFKLGEDPAKKK, encoded by the coding sequence ATGGGGAAGGTGAACGCGATTCCCCAGAAGGCGGTCGAAGAGTACTACACCAGCGGCCATCGCACCTGCCAGGGCTGCGAGAGCGCCCTCATCATGCGCCTCATGGCCAAGGCGGCCGGGCCGCGCACCATCATCCTGGGCAGCACCGGGTGCATGTACGTGGCCAACACCACCTACTACAGCACTCCCTGGGTGGTGCCCTGGATGCACACCCAGCTCGGCTCCTGCGGTCCGGCGGCCACGGGGACCGCGGCGGCGCTCCGGGCGCTCATGCGCAAGGGCAAGATGAAGCAGGAGCCCATCAACGTCATCTCCTTCTGCGGGGACGGCGGGGGCATCGACATGGGCGTGGCGGGCATCTCGGCCTCGCTCATGCACGCCGAGTACAACCACCTGATCATCTGCTACGACAACGAGTCGTACGCGAACACCGACATCCAGATCTCCGGGGCCTCGCCCTGGGGCGCGAACACCACCTTCACCCCTCCGGGCAAGAAGTTCCGCATCATGCACACCCGGTGGAAGAAGAACGCCGCCGCCCTCTACGCGGTGGGCCATACGAAGTGCAACTACGTGGCCACGGGCGACGCTTCCTATCCGGCCGACCTCATCGACAAGGTCCGCAAGGGCTTGGCCACGTCCGGGCCGGCGTTCGTCCACACCCTCGACCCCTGCCCGAAGGGCTGGGACTACGACCCCTTCTATTCCCACAAGCTGGGGGAGCTGGCGGTCGAGACGGGCATCTTCCCGCTGTGGGAGATGACGAACGGCAGGCTGACCTACACCGGCATCTCCGCGCGCCAGGTGTACGGCAACCGCAAGCGCCGCCCCGTGCGCGAGTATCTCGAGGCGCAGGGCCGCTTCCACCACTTCATCGAAGAGGATTACGCCTACTTCCAGGCGGAAGTGGACAAGATGTGGAACGACTGGGCCATGCCCGGCGTCATCCCCTTCAAGCTGGGCGAGGATCCGGCCAAGAAGAAGTAA
- a CDS encoding pyruvate ferredoxin oxidoreductase translates to MATVAQEKGAGIQLLTGSEVMANIVRLADVDVITAYPIRPYDTVMQYVSRFIANGEFDADYIPAESEHGQFEIVKHASACGARVFTGSSGVGWLYAMEPLAVTAGLRLPMVALVGCRALDDPGAFGTEHNDAMLVRDLGWLITFPDNAQEVVELGLLAYRVAEDPKVFLPCAIAMDGAFLTHSQATVKLPTQEQVNKFLPAYDRGDLLLHPDNPVTIAPQANEDWLMEVRRQSSEAAKRAYTVLKDAHKDFCRIFGESTNPFLDEYMTEDADVVLCGLGTLSLPVKVAIREMRKEGKKVGLVRLKWFRPFPTEELRASLSRFKAVGVVDRDYSFGSPFHGGILFNEVKAALYGSPKQPLMKGFVCGLGGREVLLENVKHMADQMFAIAKSGKADNQVEWIGVRG, encoded by the coding sequence ATGGCAACGGTAGCGCAGGAAAAAGGGGCGGGCATACAGCTGCTCACCGGAAGCGAGGTGATGGCGAACATCGTCCGCCTCGCGGACGTGGACGTCATCACGGCCTATCCGATCCGGCCGTACGACACCGTCATGCAGTACGTCTCCCGGTTCATCGCGAACGGGGAGTTCGACGCCGACTACATCCCGGCCGAGAGCGAGCACGGGCAGTTCGAGATCGTCAAGCACGCCAGCGCCTGCGGCGCCCGCGTGTTCACCGGCTCGAGCGGCGTGGGCTGGCTCTACGCCATGGAGCCCTTGGCCGTGACCGCGGGGCTCCGGCTGCCGATGGTGGCCCTGGTGGGCTGCCGGGCGCTGGACGACCCGGGCGCCTTCGGCACTGAGCACAACGACGCCATGCTCGTCCGCGACCTGGGCTGGCTCATCACGTTCCCCGACAACGCCCAGGAAGTCGTCGAGCTGGGCCTGCTGGCTTACCGCGTGGCGGAGGATCCGAAGGTGTTCCTCCCCTGCGCCATCGCCATGGACGGCGCCTTCCTCACCCACAGCCAGGCCACGGTGAAGCTGCCGACCCAGGAGCAGGTCAACAAATTCCTCCCCGCCTACGACCGCGGGGACCTGCTGCTCCACCCGGACAACCCCGTCACCATCGCCCCCCAGGCGAACGAGGACTGGCTGATGGAGGTCCGCCGCCAGAGCAGCGAGGCGGCCAAGCGCGCCTACACCGTGCTCAAGGATGCGCACAAGGACTTCTGCAGGATCTTCGGCGAGAGCACCAACCCCTTCCTCGACGAGTACATGACCGAGGACGCCGACGTCGTGCTGTGCGGCCTGGGTACCCTCAGCCTTCCCGTGAAGGTGGCCATCCGCGAGATGCGCAAGGAGGGCAAGAAGGTCGGTCTCGTGCGCCTGAAGTGGTTCCGCCCCTTCCCGACCGAGGAGCTCCGGGCCTCGCTCTCGCGCTTCAAGGCGGTGGGCGTGGTGGACCGCGACTACTCCTTCGGCTCGCCGTTCCACGGCGGCATCCTGTTCAACGAGGTGAAGGCGGCTCTTTACGGCTCGCCGAAGCAGCCCCTGATGAAAGGCTTCGTCTGCGGCCTGGGCGGCCGCGAGGTTCTGCTCGAGAACGTCAAACACATGGCCGATCAGATGTTCGCCATCGCCAAGAGCGGCAAGGCGGACAACCAGGTCGAGTGGATCGGCGTGAGGGGGTGA
- a CDS encoding (4Fe-4S)-binding protein, producing the protein MSVISFEIVYRGIYQKTLANKISRTLVLAAVKEGKQGISFGRYSDSPERNGIPAKLFGYIADNSEELQAVAAKYEPKQVDVSICVDDTLCKGVESWAWYGLQPINAVTKPGGTLIVTSNQKTAALVKHIHRRDTPYKIAIVPGGASMAGLWVYKNDGTDARCLGAALKAEPGICSMASLEQAIRENIGGDAHVEAARASFEDTRPDEIKPGEGNTEVPFTFQLLKWTEMREGVVIDGVGGHNDYRDMDGGYQPGRNEYFKKWSTRTMRPVVAFDKCTKCTLCWIACPDTVFDVTPDGYFDANMEACCGCGVCEAICPVADCITMVNEVIFEDRDSQYLMWKKDAKNYQGYVTEKRKAGKVEHRFPITGLAAAFSGVGLDGGHNQANAKAKSVKDFK; encoded by the coding sequence GTGAGCGTCATATCTTTCGAGATCGTCTACCGCGGCATTTACCAGAAGACGCTGGCCAACAAGATATCGCGCACGCTCGTGCTGGCGGCGGTGAAGGAGGGGAAGCAGGGCATCTCCTTCGGCCGCTACAGCGACTCGCCCGAGCGGAACGGGATACCGGCGAAGCTCTTCGGCTACATCGCGGACAACAGCGAGGAGCTGCAGGCGGTCGCCGCGAAGTACGAGCCGAAGCAGGTGGACGTCTCCATCTGCGTGGACGACACCCTGTGCAAAGGCGTCGAGTCCTGGGCATGGTACGGGCTCCAGCCCATCAACGCCGTCACCAAGCCGGGCGGCACCCTCATTGTCACCTCGAATCAAAAGACGGCCGCGCTGGTCAAGCACATCCACCGCCGCGACACGCCCTACAAGATCGCCATCGTCCCCGGCGGGGCCAGCATGGCCGGGCTGTGGGTGTACAAGAACGACGGCACCGACGCCCGCTGCCTGGGCGCGGCACTCAAGGCGGAGCCGGGCATCTGCTCGATGGCCTCCCTGGAGCAGGCCATCCGCGAGAACATCGGCGGCGACGCTCACGTGGAGGCCGCGCGGGCGAGCTTCGAGGACACCCGCCCCGACGAGATCAAGCCGGGCGAGGGCAACACCGAGGTGCCCTTCACCTTCCAGCTCCTCAAGTGGACCGAGATGCGCGAGGGCGTCGTCATCGACGGCGTCGGCGGGCACAACGACTACCGCGACATGGACGGCGGCTACCAGCCTGGCCGGAACGAGTACTTCAAGAAGTGGTCCACCCGGACGATGCGGCCGGTGGTGGCCTTCGACAAGTGCACCAAGTGCACCCTCTGCTGGATCGCCTGCCCGGACACGGTCTTCGACGTCACGCCTGACGGCTACTTCGACGCCAATATGGAGGCCTGCTGCGGCTGCGGCGTGTGCGAGGCCATCTGCCCCGTCGCCGACTGCATCACCATGGTGAACGAGGTGATCTTCGAGGACCGCGACAGCCAGTATCTCATGTGGAAGAAGGACGCCAAGAATTACCAGGGCTACGTGACAGAGAAGCGGAAGGCGGGAAAAGTCGAGCATCGCTTCCCCATCACCGGCTTGGCGGCGGCTTTCTCCGGCGTCGGTCTCGATGGCGGCCACAACCAGGCGAACGCAAAGGCCAAGTCCGTGAAGGATTTCAAATAG
- a CDS encoding FadR family transcriptional regulator, producing the protein MTIRDRLQTVKKTRLYEGIVSQITTLIIEGNLQMGDRLPSERELCERFGVGRNSVREAVRALESANLVATRHGDGTFVVASPESLIPVLLEKTSSEGESGLRQIFEARRLLEPQIAALAADRATSAELDKLTDILERQRAEIQQGGSGMDEDTAFHLGLAEAAKNEFLLRLVGMLLHSLKELRERSIREKVGRLRSLQGHEEIFEAVRARESKKAVSRMLSHLLEIEGREMGGIFAEETEDAETAEPAGVAGAPPEKISAAQSAADGLGVQP; encoded by the coding sequence ATGACAATCCGGGATCGGCTCCAGACGGTCAAGAAGACGCGGCTCTACGAGGGAATCGTCTCGCAGATCACCACGCTCATCATCGAGGGAAACCTTCAGATGGGCGACCGGCTTCCCTCGGAGCGCGAGCTCTGCGAGCGCTTCGGTGTCGGGCGCAATTCCGTGCGCGAGGCGGTGCGGGCGCTCGAGTCGGCGAACCTCGTCGCGACGCGTCACGGCGACGGCACCTTCGTGGTGGCGAGCCCGGAGTCCCTCATTCCGGTCCTTTTGGAAAAAACGTCCTCCGAGGGCGAATCCGGCCTGCGCCAGATCTTCGAGGCGCGCCGGCTGCTGGAGCCCCAGATCGCGGCCCTCGCGGCCGACCGCGCCACCTCCGCCGAATTGGACAAGCTGACGGACATCCTGGAGCGCCAGCGGGCTGAGATTCAGCAGGGCGGATCCGGGATGGACGAGGATACGGCGTTTCATCTGGGGCTGGCCGAGGCGGCCAAGAACGAATTCCTGCTCCGGCTGGTCGGCATGCTGCTCCATTCGCTGAAGGAGCTGCGCGAGCGCTCCATCCGGGAGAAGGTCGGACGACTTCGCTCCCTGCAGGGCCACGAGGAGATATTCGAGGCGGTGAGGGCCCGCGAGAGCAAAAAGGCGGTTTCCCGGATGCTCAGCCATCTCCTTGAGATCGAAGGGCGGGAGATGGGCGGTATTTTCGCGGAGGAGACGGAGGACGCCGAGACGGCGGAGCCGGCCGGAGTGGCCGGCGCGCCTCCTGAAAAAATATCCGCCGCACAGAGCGCGGCGGACGGCTTGGGCGTCCAGCCCTAA
- a CDS encoding MFS transporter, which translates to MKRGGVLALLTTGHALEHWYLGLMGPLMPFVAQDLNFNLTQVGILVTGRAFFGAFSSAASGWAADRLGSGRGMLVFCLVATALLYCGIAMAPGFAILALIFWASGLSGQTWHPPAMGLLGEQFRERKGFAFGIHGTGATVGQSIAPLVAGYMLLLVDWRQVILWNTLPMFAVAAMLAAWLPPFQPAAEKGASGASFGGWLGQVRQSLIQNPRFVAICCASGVRTLSQHAVSTFLPFLLVREFGAEASWVGFALSVFIAACILPETLMGYLSDRIPRQNILFSGMGVGALLLFLIPAWGGSPVLPVLLALLGGLFISMRSVIFAAGIEISPPNLGGSVVGIIFMTNQIFVGAGALAGGILADLFGPKAIFWFIGGLILLFMPVNLLLWKIPPEVAVGPAAPEAGPAAPSP; encoded by the coding sequence GTGAAGCGCGGCGGGGTCCTGGCCCTCCTGACGACAGGTCACGCTCTCGAGCATTGGTACCTGGGCCTCATGGGCCCGCTCATGCCTTTCGTGGCGCAGGACCTGAATTTCAACCTGACCCAGGTGGGCATCCTAGTGACCGGGCGCGCCTTCTTCGGCGCTTTCAGCAGCGCCGCCTCGGGCTGGGCCGCCGACCGCCTCGGCAGCGGCCGCGGGATGCTCGTCTTCTGTCTCGTCGCCACCGCCCTCCTCTACTGCGGGATCGCCATGGCTCCCGGATTCGCCATCCTCGCCCTCATCTTCTGGGCGAGCGGGCTCTCGGGCCAGACTTGGCATCCCCCGGCGATGGGCCTACTGGGGGAGCAGTTCCGGGAGCGCAAGGGATTCGCCTTCGGAATCCACGGCACCGGAGCCACCGTGGGCCAATCCATCGCCCCCCTCGTGGCCGGGTACATGCTGCTCCTGGTGGACTGGCGCCAGGTGATTCTCTGGAACACGCTTCCCATGTTCGCGGTCGCCGCCATGCTCGCCGCCTGGCTCCCCCCCTTCCAGCCGGCGGCGGAAAAAGGCGCGTCCGGCGCCTCGTTCGGGGGCTGGCTGGGCCAGGTACGCCAGTCGCTCATCCAGAATCCCCGCTTTGTGGCCATCTGCTGCGCCTCCGGGGTCCGGACGCTCTCCCAGCATGCCGTCAGCACATTCCTCCCCTTCCTCCTGGTCCGCGAATTCGGGGCCGAGGCCAGCTGGGTCGGGTTCGCGCTGTCCGTCTTCATCGCGGCGTGCATCCTGCCGGAGACGCTGATGGGCTATCTCTCCGACCGGATCCCGCGCCAGAACATCCTCTTCTCGGGAATGGGGGTGGGCGCCCTGCTGCTCTTCCTCATCCCCGCCTGGGGCGGCAGTCCGGTTCTTCCCGTCCTCCTGGCTCTCCTCGGGGGACTGTTCATCTCCATGAGATCGGTCATCTTCGCGGCGGGAATCGAAATTTCCCCGCCCAACCTCGGCGGCAGCGTGGTCGGCATCATCTTCATGACCAACCAGATATTCGTCGGGGCGGGCGCCTTGGCCGGGGGCATCCTGGCGGACCTGTTCGGCCCGAAGGCCATCTTCTGGTTCATCGGCGGCCTGATCCTCCTCTTCATGCCCGTCAACCTCCTGCTCTGGAAAATCCCGCCCGAGGTGGCCGTGGGCCCCGCCGCCCCCGAGGCCGGCCCCGCAGCCCCCTCGCCTTAA